In Fodinibius saliphilus, the sequence TTATTGGTACTTGGCAGGTGGAGCAGCAGTTGTTGTATTACTATTGGTTATTGGTTGGATCGTGATGTTGCGGCGTCAGGTTCATAAGCAAACAGCAGATCTTAAGCAGTCACTGAAAGAGAAAGATGCCCTACTTCGCGAGATACACCACCGTGTTAAAAATAGCCTTTCTATTGTATCCGGCCTTATTGGCTTACAACTGGATAGTACAGAGCACCAAGAAGCATTGAGTGTACTTAAAGACAGCCAATCTCGAATCCAGTCGGTTGCTCTAATTCATGACAAGCTATACCAAACGGATTCACTGGATGATGTGCGGTTGGATCAATACCTACAAGAACTTGTAGAAACGCTGCATTCTACTTTTACCAATTACAGAGAGGCAGTGGACCTAAAATTTGATCTCGAAGAAGTTACTGTTGATGTGGATACGGCTATCCATTGCGGATTATTAGTAAATGAACTGGTTGTGAATGCTTTTAAGCATGCATTTATTGTAGGTGAATCGGGAATGTTGGAGGTATCATTAAAACAGTTTGATGGCACTGTTGAATTGTTAATTGAAGATAATGGACCGGGCTTGCCCAATAACTTTGGTTTCGATACCGGTGAATCACTGGGCTCTATGTTGATAGAAACGTTTGCGGCGCAACTAAAAGCAGAAACAGAAATCGTTACCGATAAAGGTAGCGGGGCTGCTTTCAAGTTTGCTTTCGCGCTAGATGATTAGGAGAATTAGTATTTTGATGAGAGATAACTGTTCCCAATTGCCTATTCTATACTTCTATATTTCTACTGGTTATATAAAAAAGATGAATAAATTTATGGCGATGATACTACTTATTCATCAAATCAAGTAAGTGGTCTGTTTGTTGTTGCTCTACTTGGGTAATAAGATCATCTTGGGCAGTAGCCTTAACCTCTTTTAGAACTTTTCTACTATCATCATCCTGTTTCATCTCAGTCCAAATGCGATGAAAACGTGCCGCTTGTATGGCGCCTTCCAGGGGGTCGGGGTTAATACATTCTCGGGCAGCAAGGTAGGCTGGTGCACTTTCTTCTCCCTGGCGCAGCCCCACAGAATCGGTTGCTACAGCAGCCCCCTCGGTTTCTTCATATAATTCCTTTAGATCCTCTGTTGTTGCCTCTTGGATGATTGCTTCTTCTGCAAGGTCAAGGATCTTTTTCTGCATGGGCTTAAGCTTATCATTAATCTGGCGGGTACACCATACCGCAAACTTCCGTAATAATATTTGACGTCCTTCTTGATCCAGATACTTGAGCATCGATGTAATTTGGTCATCTTTCTCATCTACCTGTTCACCGGTTTCGCTATCGATCATAATAATTTTCTGATGATCAGAATCATAAATGTAAATAAGATCTTGTTGTTTTGACTTCATAATACCTAATCTTTTGGTCAGCTGTGAATTTCAATATATATAACAAATTGCATTTCCCAACTATTCCAATCATACTTGGTATGAATTTTATATAAAAATGACAGATGAACAAGTTGAAAAAAGCACCTGATTCTTTTGCCGGGCTCTTTTCATGGGCGCTATATGATTGGGCCAATAGTGCATTTTTCGTTGTAATACAAACATTTGTATTCGCCACTTATTTCATGGGATCGGTTGCAAAGAATGATACGCTGGGCAGTTCGCAGTGGGGCTATACAATTGGTGCAGCAGGACTAGTTGTAGCTATATGCGCTCCTTTTGTAGGAGCGGTTGCCGATCAGCTGGGACGACGGAAACCATGGATAGGTTGGTTCTCGTTACTCTGTATTTTTGCAACTGCAGCCTTGTGGTGGGTAGAGCCCTCACAAAAGTTTGCTATGTTTGGACTTGCGCTGGTATTTCTGGGTACTGTGGGCTCAGAGTTTGCTATCATCTTTTATAATGCGATGCTCCCCGATTTGGCTACAAAAGAGCGAATGGGACGATGGTCGGGCTGGGCTTGGGGGCTGGGCTATGCAGGTGGTCTTGTTGCATTGGTGGTAGCCCTGTTTGTGTTTGTAGATGTCGATATCCCACCTTTCGGGTTAGAAAAGGCATCAGCAGAACATGTGCGCGCTACCTTTATATTAGTAGCTGTTTGGTATTTCCTGTTTTCTATCCCAATGTTCCTATTTACAAAAGATCGTCCCAAAACTGGAACCTCGCTTCTGGGGGCGGCACGTTCGGGGTGGAAACAGCTTGTAGATACAATTAAAAATGTGAGACAGTATCGGCATATTGTTCGCTTTCTTATAGCACGAATGATATTTATCGATGCACTAGCCACTGTTTTTGCATTTGGTGGTATATATGCCGCCGGCACCTTCGATATGAACGAAAAGGATGTACTTATTTTTGGTATCGGCTTAAATGTAACCGCTGGTATTGGTGCGGCTCTTTTTGCATGGCTGGATGATAAACTGGGTAGTAAGAAAACAATGATGTTTGCTCTTATTGGACTGATTATTACCACGGCCGGTGTACTGCTTGTGACAACCCTCAACTGGTTCTGGGGCTTGGGGCTGGCATTGGGAATCTTTGTAGGACCTGCACAAGCAGCCAGCAGAACCTATATGGCACGGGTTTCTCCTCCCGATTTAGAAAATGAGATGTTTGGACTGATGGCTCTTTCAGGAAAGGTGACGGCATTTTTAGGTCCGCCTTTGGTAGGGTGGTTAACGTATGTGTTTAGTAGTCAGCGTATTGGTATGAGTTTTATTGTGCTGTTATTTATAGTGGGACTCGCTATTTTATATACAGTACCCGAGGCTAAAGAGGTACAGATCGGGCTTGAAGATTCTTAAAAAAAGTACGGGCTTTTAATGCAGAATATGGTACATTAGGGCTTATTATTTGGATGGAATCATTCCAGGGAAAGAAAAAATGTCTTTCCTAACTTAACAACAACATAACGGATAAAAACATGAGCCGATTTGATGAATTAAAAGGTATTGTAGAAGGAGTTGAAGAAGATATGGGCAAGTTTTACGAAAAAGGAAACAAGGCTGCTGGTACTCGAGCTCGCAAGGGTCTTCAAAATCTGAGAAAACTGTCCCAGGAAGTACGCCTTGAAATCCAAGACATTAAAAATAACGGATAAGTTTTATCCGATTTCTATTGAAAAGCCACTTTATTGTGGCTTTTTTTGTACCTGCTTTTTGAGTTAATGTTATTATAGATCATATAATATATGCGTTCCTCACCACAGCAAAAATTGTCAAAATCGGCTATTAAGGCCTGGCGCGTTTCAACGGCTATTGTTTGTCTGGTTTTTATATTGATCCCTCTCTTCTTTTGGGTATATAACACTTTTAGCCCAAGCAATACGAATTTTTCAATATGGTTGATTGGTAGTATTTCAGCCGTGCTTTTCATTATTTCCGGTTTGATTATATTTTTTCTTCCGGAGATTCGTTGGCAACATTGGTACTACCAGGTTGATGAGCATGAGATAGATCTGCAAAGCGGAATCTTTGTTATCACTCGTACGCTAATACCGGTAAAACGTGTGCAACATGTTGATACACGACAGGGGCCAATCCTACGTTCTTATGGCTTGGCGGATGTCACTATTTCAACTGCTGCTACTACACACCGTATTCCGGCCCTGGATGAAAAAACGGCTGACCAGGTTCGCGATAGAATTTCAAAATTTGCCCGACTTGCTAAAGAAGATGTTTGAAGCACAACGCCAACATCCGGCTGCTGCTCTTGCTAATGCATTTGACATTATCAAAGCTAACTTTATCACTATCCTAATCCTCATATTTGTGGGAACTGGTGGTAAACAAGGGGATTATACTCTGTACTGGATCTTTGGTACTTTTGTGGCGCTGCTTATCTGGGGCGTTATTTCATGGCTTCGTTTTCAGTTTAGTGTTAACGAAGGGGAGCTGAAAATTGAACAAGGGGTTTTTGTTCATAAAAAGTTGTATTTAACCTCCGATCGTATTCAAGTAATAGATATTACTGCGGGTGTTATTCAACGAATATTTGGATTGGTAGCAGTAGAGATAAAAACGGCCGGTAGTAGTTCAAAAGAGGCAAAGATTAATGCCATCAGTCGTCAAGAGGCAGAGAAATTAAAAAAATTACTGCGTAAAGGGGGCGAGCAAGAAACAGAAGAAATATCTGAGAAAGCCAATAAAATATATGCCCTTGATAATCGTGACTTAGTTATTGCAGCAACTACATCCGGTAGAATGGGGGTTGCACTGTCAATTGTGGGGGCCGTATTTTCCCAGTTAGATCAGGTTATTTCGGATCAGGAAATTATTCGATTCATTGAAACGCACCTGCCTAATTTTACCTCTTTTTCTATTGTAGTTATTTCAATAGTGGGGATGATTCTTGCGGCATGGGTGTTGTCATTCCTTAGTACTATTATTACCTATTATGATTTCAAGGTCGAGATACGTGAAGATGATCTGCTTATTTCAAGAGGTCTTTTTGAGCGTAAACAGCTAACAATACCTTTCAATCGTATACAAGCTGTACAGATTAAAGAGGAAATTTTACGCCAGCCTTTGGGGTATGCTTCTCTTGTTATTGAAAGTGCGGGTTATGGCGAGGATCAGGGAAATTCAAATACACTGTTTCCTCTTATATCCAAGGAACGTATGCATGCTTTTATAGATGAAGTGATTCCTGAATACCACGTTAAAGTCGACCATACGGTAAGTATTGGTAAAAGGGGATTGCGAAGATATATACTGCAGATGGTGTGGCTGTCGCTGGGTATTATTGCTGTGGTCTGGAGTATGGTACCTTACGGCGTATATGCTTGGTTTATATTGCCATTTATGTTGTTATTGGGGTACCAGCAATATCGCGATGCTGAGGTGAAATCCGGGGAAGACACGATTATTATGAGCAGTCGCCTGTTAAGTAAAACGACGGCTATAATAAAAAAATACCGTATACAAGCAATAGAAGTTAAACAGAATCCCTTTCAGTCTCGGTTAGACCTTGCAGACCTTATTATACATGTGGCTAGTGGTAACCAAGGGAGGACTTTTAAAGTTCGCGAATTAGTTGATGAACAGGCAACGGCCTATAAAGACTGGTTGGCTAACAGTAAGAGAAAGCGACAGTTGGAAGCTGATATCGATCAAGATCAGTCTTCGGAATCGATAGAGTAACTAAGATTAACCGAAAACGATTCTGTGATAAATCGCCAGTGTAACAATACCGAATATAACATGTAATCCCAATATGAAATAGGGCATAAGAACACCCCACCGTCGACCCAGTATCCCCGGATCTGATATTGGTTTGTCATCTCCGATATAGGGATGACTTTCGGCAAGCATTCCCATAATAGACCCCACAAATATACCGTGGCCAAACCCCCATAAAATACCGGCTGGCCAGTTGGGAGTAACAACCATGGCAGTTAACAGGAAGACATAAAGAATACCCCATCCGGCTCCAATAAGGAGGTGCGCAATAATTCCAACCGTATAAGTTTTTCTCCTATTTTGGATCCCAACAAAACGAGAACCAATGAGGTAGGGGATATCCAGATCGTAGCCAAAGAATTTTAGCAGGTAGATTAGCAAGGTGAGTACAAACGCGCCTATCAAGCCAGAAAGTGCTGCTATTAATAAATTCGCATCCATAATTCCTCCTGTTTTCCGATTATAATCGGTATTACAGTTGAATATGTAACGTCGTAACCGTAGCAAAAAGGCAAGGTCAATTGTTATTCTTCACCTTTTGCACATATATAATAAATAGTAATGGCTGGGCAGTAATGCAACAAGCTTTTAAGCCGTGGCCGGACTCCCGAACTTTTTAAGCGTATTGTAGTGAGATTTGATAGCGATACCCAGTGTCTCGTGGTAGTTATAAGGGACATCATACTTTTGGGCTACCTTACGGACAATATGACTAATTTCGGGGTAATGGATGCTACAAACTTTTGGGAAAAGGTGATGTTCAATTTGATAGTTTAGTCCCCCGATATACCAGCAGAGAAGATGGTTGTCATGTGCAAAATTAGAAGTAGTTTCTAGTTGATGTATCATCCACGCATTTTCAATATTGCCATCTTCATTTTCAGTGGGATGTTCGGTTTCTTCAACAACGTGAGCCAGCTGGAAAATAACCCCTAAGATGACACCCGAAGTAAATTGGAAAATTAAAAAGCCGATAGCCAATTGCCACCAGGTAATCGGGAGTAGAATGTAAGGTAAAACAAGCGTGTAACCGTAATAGAGTATTTTGGTGACAAATAGGATAACCCATTCTTTGAGCGGGTGCGTTTTGTCTTCATAGGGTCCCAGACTAGACTGCAGAAAGTATTTATAATCCTTTACAAATGCCCAAAAGAGACTGGCGAAACCGTAGGCAAAGAAAGCAAGTATATGTTGGGCCTGATGGATGGGTTTATATTCGGCATTGGGAGATAACCGTATAAATGCGGCTACTTCAAGATCTTCATCATGCTCATAAATATTTGTATAAGTATGATGGATAATATTATGCGTGATCTTCCAAATATAGCTGTTAGCTCCTAACATATCGAAGGTATAGCCCAGCCATTTATTTACTTTTTTGTTCGAGGAGTATGCTCCGTGCAATGCATCATGAGATATCGAAAAGCCAATACCGGCCATGCCAACTCCCATTAGAACACAGAGAAAAGCCATGCCTAATAAGTTAAAAGTCCCGCTTATGATGAGACCATAAGTGCCTAAATAAAGGGTAAGTAGTATAATGGTTTTGGTAACCATTTGGGTATTTGCATGCTTAGAGAGATTGTTCTCCTCAAAATATGCATTAACTTTTTGCTTTAATTCACGAGAGAAATTTTGCTGGTCCTTCCCCTTAAAAGAGATTCGAGTTGCTGACATTTTTTATTACACCCTAAGCCGTTGATTTTATTATTCTGGTGCAATAAAGGAAATTACAGGCAGGAAAAAAATTATTCTGATCCGTTGGATGTAAAAGCTTTACGAATAGACTTTTTGAGATGACTCATCTGAATAGGTTTGATGAGATAATCTACATAGTTAGTCTCCTTGGCTCTTGATAAATTATATTGATCGGAATTACCGGTAATATAAATAACCGAGACATCAGATTTTTTTCTGATCTCCTGCATTGCCGATATACCGTCAATATCATCTTTGAGCTGGATGTCCATCAAGATAAGATCGGGTTCAAGCTCAAAAGCATTATCAATAGCATCGCGCCCGGTTATAACTTTATTTAATACATTATGACCAAGTTTCAGGATCATTCGTTCTAATACCATAGAGATGATCATGTCATCTTCTACGATAAGTACATTTTTTTCTGGAATAGATTCACTCATTCGTCTTCCTTAAAACTATCTCAAAAAGTAGTATGGATATTTTGCTATAAATAAAAAATAAGGATACGAATATAGGAAGTTTTCAACTAATTATCCTAATGCAACATCCAAAACCATCATAACACTAAAACCGACCATAGTACCCACGGTGGCAATATCTGTATTTCCACGATGTTGAGATTCAGGAATAAGCTCTTCAACCACAACATATATCATGGCTCCGGCTGCAAAAGCCAGGGCATAGGGTAACAATGGTTGAATCATTAAAACTGCTGCAGCGCCTATAACGGCCGATATTGGTTCTACAATGCCCGAAAGTTGTCCGTACCAAAAACTCTTACCCACTGAAAGTCCCTCTCTGCGTAGAGGCATTGAAACGGCTGTTCCCTCCGGAAAGTTTTGAATCCCGATACCGATAGCTAGTGTAATTGCACTGGCTACCGTAGCACCACCGGCAGCTTCAATCCCCAAAGATGCGGCTCCAAAGAGCACGCCAATAGCCAATCCTTCGGGAATATTGTGCAGCGTTATGGCTAAAACCAATAGTGTTGCTCGTCGCCAGGTTGTGGGTACCCCTTCTGCTTCTTCTACCGGTAAGCCAATATGGAGGTGGGGTAAGTAGGCATCACATATCCGAAGGAAGATACCGCCGGTCAAAAATCCAATCACAGCAGGGAGCCACTCAATCATGCCCTGGGCACTAGCCATATCAATGGATGGGACAAGCAATGACCAAAAGCTGGCGGCGATCATGACACCGGCTGCAAATCCCATCATGGCATCAAGTAGTTTGTAGTTAACACGTTTGGTGAAAAAAACCAGGGCTGCTCCCAATGCGGTAAGCGTATATGTGAAAATTCCGCCAAGCAGGCTTTGGGTGATGGGGCTTAAGCTGTAAAAAAGCTCTTTAAGTTCTGCGAGTTCAAACATTGTTACTTTACTAACTATCCTGTGATAAATTGAATCAGCAATAATAGGAAAAGGTAAGCTAAATCAAAAACTAAAATTAGCTTAGGCTAATAGTTGTATGGGGAAGTATCGGGTTACCCGCAGTCTACTTCCTAGTCTTTTTCCAGAAGATAATGCCGCCGGCTTGTTTACCCACCTCTATGACGTCTGTTCGTTCTAGCTCTTCTATATCGATTATATCAACTGATCCGGCTTGCCCCCCAATTCCTTCTACAGAGACAAAAGCATATTTACTATCGGGCGTAATACTTACCCCATGAGTTACTTTTCGGCTATTGCTAATTTTAGCAACTTCTTTCCCTGATTTCAGATCCCATATCCCGGTGGCTGCTTCTCCCTTATAACTGGCAACCAGGTACTGACCATTATTGCTTACCTCAAGGTTATACGGAGCCTTTCCGGTCTTGAAACGCCGTAGTATTTCCCATTTCTTAATATCTACTTCGATAATTTCATCAGAACCGTTGCCAGCTACGTATACAATATTTTTCTTTGGGTGTGGATCTGCCCATGTTGGTTTAACCTGAGGAGAATTGTTTTCATCTTCAGATAATTTTAAGCGTCGGCTGAGCTCCATGGTTACCGTATTGATCTGCATAAGCTCATCCGTCATCATTGAAACATGGTATTGGTATTTCCCATCATCACTAATGCGCGATCCATGGGGCATAATACCAGTTTTAATCTCTTTGACAACGGTCATGGCTTGCGGATCAACCACTGAAACGGTGCTGGGTTTCATATCCCCATGTAAGTTAAAGTTAACCACATAAAGGAGTCCTGTTGCTTTCGAGATTTCCAAGCTGGCAGGGAACATTCCCAGTTCGGTTCGTTCAACAAATTTGTTGGTAGCCGTTTCAAATTTATAAAGCCATCCATAGGGATTTCCGTGTGCAATGGAGAGATACCAATATTTGCCATCGAGACCTACGTTAATACCATGCGGTCCTTCGGTTTCAGTAGGATATTGCCCCACGGAAATGACATCAGTAACGATGCTTTTTTGAGTCTGGACGTCGTAGGCTATTTGATATACCTCATCGTCTGATTCCGCAGCAACATACGCGTGATACGTTTGTCCATCTGCAGGCTTGGCCGCGACTATCAGTACCAATGCAATGATGAAATAAGAAATACTATGGATGCTTTGTTTCATAGTAATAAGAGGTTATTCTTAAGAATTCATGAATAAGTAGGTATGGTGGGCTTATATCAAACCCCATAAATTTCAAATATTCAATTGGTTCATTGGTTGGCTTTATCCTCTAGCTTGTATGCCCAGATGCCTGAGTTCCAGTCTGATACAAAGATATAACCTTTATAGGGTTGTGGTCCCCAAGTCATAGCAGCATTGGGGATGTGCCCCTCGGGATGAGTCGGGATATGTTTGGCAATTTCACGTCCCTGTTCGTAGAGATTACCCATAAGTTCACCAGAGATATCAACAACCCGGAGCCCAGCATTGTAATAGGCAATATAAAGGGTATCATCTTTGACCCAGAAATTATGAGTACCTGCTTCTGGAATTTGGTAGCGAGCTACTTCTTTGGGAGTATCCCATCCGCCTTCAAACTTAACAAAATGAATCCATCCTGCTGGACGAGTAGGACCCTCATCTACATTAAGGCCATTCGGGAATGCTTCGTCACCGGCTATGATATAGAAGTCGCCGGTAGATTGACTCTTGAAAGGAAAAGCTGCGTGATTCCAACCGCTGGGGTAGGTGTAGCTCCCTAGTTTTACGGGATTATCAAAAGAGCCGGCCCCAGTGTTATGTCGCTCAGGAGATTGTGCCGCAGGGGTACTTCCCACATCCACAGCCACAATACCGTCATCCCAGTTAGAAGAGTATGCAATCCCATTCTCGACCCAGACGTCGTGAACAGAGTGGCCGGGTGTATCAAGTTCGAAGCGGCTTACTGTTTTAGGATTTTTAGGATCACTGATATCGATAATATCATATCGACGACCGTTATTTACAGCAAAAACATGATCCTTGTAAATAAAAGAATTATGTACG encodes:
- a CDS encoding MFS transporter, coding for MNKLKKAPDSFAGLFSWALYDWANSAFFVVIQTFVFATYFMGSVAKNDTLGSSQWGYTIGAAGLVVAICAPFVGAVADQLGRRKPWIGWFSLLCIFATAALWWVEPSQKFAMFGLALVFLGTVGSEFAIIFYNAMLPDLATKERMGRWSGWAWGLGYAGGLVALVVALFVFVDVDIPPFGLEKASAEHVRATFILVAVWYFLFSIPMFLFTKDRPKTGTSLLGAARSGWKQLVDTIKNVRQYRHIVRFLIARMIFIDALATVFAFGGIYAAGTFDMNEKDVLIFGIGLNVTAGIGAALFAWLDDKLGSKKTMMFALIGLIITTAGVLLVTTLNWFWGLGLALGIFVGPAQAASRTYMARVSPPDLENEMFGLMALSGKVTAFLGPPLVGWLTYVFSSQRIGMSFIVLLFIVGLAILYTVPEAKEVQIGLEDS
- a CDS encoding histone H1, with product MSRFDELKGIVEGVEEDMGKFYEKGNKAAGTRARKGLQNLRKLSQEVRLEIQDIKNNG
- a CDS encoding PH domain-containing protein; this encodes MRSSPQQKLSKSAIKAWRVSTAIVCLVFILIPLFFWVYNTFSPSNTNFSIWLIGSISAVLFIISGLIIFFLPEIRWQHWYYQVDEHEIDLQSGIFVITRTLIPVKRVQHVDTRQGPILRSYGLADVTISTAATTHRIPALDEKTADQVRDRISKFARLAKEDV
- a CDS encoding PH domain-containing protein produces the protein MPDLLKKMFEAQRQHPAAALANAFDIIKANFITILILIFVGTGGKQGDYTLYWIFGTFVALLIWGVISWLRFQFSVNEGELKIEQGVFVHKKLYLTSDRIQVIDITAGVIQRIFGLVAVEIKTAGSSSKEAKINAISRQEAEKLKKLLRKGGEQETEEISEKANKIYALDNRDLVIAATTSGRMGVALSIVGAVFSQLDQVISDQEIIRFIETHLPNFTSFSIVVISIVGMILAAWVLSFLSTIITYYDFKVEIREDDLLISRGLFERKQLTIPFNRIQAVQIKEEILRQPLGYASLVIESAGYGEDQGNSNTLFPLISKERMHAFIDEVIPEYHVKVDHTVSIGKRGLRRYILQMVWLSLGIIAVVWSMVPYGVYAWFILPFMLLLGYQQYRDAEVKSGEDTIIMSSRLLSKTTAIIKKYRIQAIEVKQNPFQSRLDLADLIIHVASGNQGRTFKVRELVDEQATAYKDWLANSKRKRQLEADIDQDQSSESIE
- a CDS encoding fatty acid desaturase family protein; the protein is MSATRISFKGKDQQNFSRELKQKVNAYFEENNLSKHANTQMVTKTIILLTLYLGTYGLIISGTFNLLGMAFLCVLMGVGMAGIGFSISHDALHGAYSSNKKVNKWLGYTFDMLGANSYIWKITHNIIHHTYTNIYEHDEDLEVAAFIRLSPNAEYKPIHQAQHILAFFAYGFASLFWAFVKDYKYFLQSSLGPYEDKTHPLKEWVILFVTKILYYGYTLVLPYILLPITWWQLAIGFLIFQFTSGVILGVIFQLAHVVEETEHPTENEDGNIENAWMIHQLETTSNFAHDNHLLCWYIGGLNYQIEHHLFPKVCSIHYPEISHIVRKVAQKYDVPYNYHETLGIAIKSHYNTLKKFGSPATA
- a CDS encoding response regulator, encoding MSESIPEKNVLIVEDDMIISMVLERMILKLGHNVLNKVITGRDAIDNAFELEPDLILMDIQLKDDIDGISAMQEIRKKSDVSVIYITGNSDQYNLSRAKETNYVDYLIKPIQMSHLKKSIRKAFTSNGSE
- a CDS encoding ZIP family metal transporter produces the protein MFELAELKELFYSLSPITQSLLGGIFTYTLTALGAALVFFTKRVNYKLLDAMMGFAAGVMIAASFWSLLVPSIDMASAQGMIEWLPAVIGFLTGGIFLRICDAYLPHLHIGLPVEEAEGVPTTWRRATLLVLAITLHNIPEGLAIGVLFGAASLGIEAAGGATVASAITLAIGIGIQNFPEGTAVSMPLRREGLSVGKSFWYGQLSGIVEPISAVIGAAAVLMIQPLLPYALAFAAGAMIYVVVEELIPESQHRGNTDIATVGTMVGFSVMMVLDVALG
- a CDS encoding YncE family protein — encoded protein: MKQSIHSISYFIIALVLIVAAKPADGQTYHAYVAAESDDEVYQIAYDVQTQKSIVTDVISVGQYPTETEGPHGINVGLDGKYWYLSIAHGNPYGWLYKFETATNKFVERTELGMFPASLEISKATGLLYVVNFNLHGDMKPSTVSVVDPQAMTVVKEIKTGIMPHGSRISDDGKYQYHVSMMTDELMQINTVTMELSRRLKLSEDENNSPQVKPTWADPHPKKNIVYVAGNGSDEIIEVDIKKWEILRRFKTGKAPYNLEVSNNGQYLVASYKGEAATGIWDLKSGKEVAKISNSRKVTHGVSITPDSKYAFVSVEGIGGQAGSVDIIDIEELERTDVIEVGKQAGGIIFWKKTRK